The following are from one region of the Deinococcus multiflagellatus genome:
- a CDS encoding UvrD-helicase domain-containing protein — translation MTASLSLSPLAETLLARLPLPTRLQVQTAFARFTPEQLAVMNAVMTTGDNLVVESTAGSGKSTLLKTMAVVLPRRRPIGAFAFNGSISEEIREVMPEDVICSTLHAHGRSLLEAHRGRIDLVPYKRRNLAQAYLAELGLGEPKVLRNLTRLLELTLIHLAAPDELPGLISAHGLSFPDGFDAPAAIRTVQAGALQAYRDKGQIDYTDMLYLPIKLKCGAGSLGVQLIDEAQDLTRLQHRLVKHLAGETGRVILVGDSEQAIYGFSGADVQGLERAEALFGARRLRLTFTWRCPKQHVALARQYSNHIQAPASAAEGEVQRVTEDDVPALTQPGDLIVCRSNGPLVQLALRLAESGQAVKILGHDLDKDLTRHLTDTFRTPFHAADIEERLTARGEHLMRAHARTGLSGAQLRRVVERDTDQLACCAALAVRAAQEAQGEGRAATAAEVVALAKSLMGRADGAVRLCTVHKSKGLEARRVIILHPEALMASGGDEREERAVCFVAHTRARETLILAARG, via the coding sequence ATGACGGCATCCCTTTCCCTCTCGCCTCTGGCCGAGACGTTGCTGGCCCGTTTGCCCCTGCCCACCCGGCTGCAGGTGCAGACGGCGTTCGCCCGGTTCACCCCCGAGCAGTTGGCCGTCATGAACGCCGTGATGACCACGGGCGACAACCTGGTCGTGGAGAGCACGGCGGGCAGTGGGAAGAGCACGCTGCTCAAGACCATGGCGGTGGTGCTGCCCCGGCGGCGGCCGATCGGGGCCTTCGCCTTCAACGGCAGCATCTCGGAGGAGATCCGGGAGGTCATGCCCGAAGACGTGATCTGCTCCACGCTCCACGCCCACGGGCGTAGTCTCCTTGAAGCCCACCGGGGCCGCATTGACCTCGTGCCTTATAAGCGGCGCAACCTGGCGCAGGCCTACCTGGCTGAGCTGGGGCTGGGCGAACCGAAGGTGCTGCGCAACCTCACCCGGCTGCTGGAGTTGACCCTGATCCACCTGGCAGCGCCGGACGAGCTGCCGGGCCTCATCAGCGCGCACGGCCTGAGTTTTCCAGACGGCTTCGACGCGCCGGCAGCCATCCGAACGGTGCAGGCGGGCGCCCTGCAGGCCTACCGGGACAAGGGTCAGATCGATTACACCGACATGCTGTACCTGCCGATCAAATTGAAGTGTGGCGCCGGCAGCCTGGGGGTCCAGCTGATCGACGAGGCACAGGACCTGACGCGCCTGCAGCACCGGCTGGTCAAGCACCTGGCCGGCGAGACGGGGCGGGTCATTCTGGTGGGCGACTCCGAGCAAGCCATCTACGGGTTTTCCGGCGCCGACGTCCAGGGGCTGGAGCGTGCCGAAGCCCTCTTCGGTGCCCGGCGACTCCGCCTCACGTTCACGTGGCGCTGCCCCAAGCAACATGTCGCGCTGGCCCGGCAGTACTCCAACCATATCCAAGCTCCAGCGAGTGCGGCAGAGGGCGAGGTGCAGCGGGTGACGGAAGACGACGTGCCGGCGCTGACGCAGCCTGGCGATCTGATCGTGTGCCGCTCCAATGGGCCCCTGGTGCAACTGGCCCTGCGGCTGGCAGAGTCGGGACAAGCCGTCAAGATCTTGGGCCATGACCTGGACAAGGACCTGACCCGGCATCTGACGGACACCTTCCGGACCCCCTTTCATGCGGCTGACATAGAAGAGCGGCTGACCGCCCGCGGCGAGCACCTGATGCGTGCTCATGCCCGCACGGGATTGAGCGGTGCTCAACTGCGGCGGGTCGTCGAGCGGGATACGGACCAGCTGGCCTGCTGCGCGGCATTGGCAGTCCGGGCGGCCCAGGAGGCGCAGGGGGAAGGTCGTGCGGCCACGGCCGCCGAAGTGGTGGCCCTCGCCAAGAGCTTGATGGGCCGGGCTGACGGGGCCGTGCGGCTGTGCACGGTTCATAAGAGCAAGGGGCTGGAAGCGCGGCGCGTCATCATCCTGCACCCAGAAGCGCTCATGGCTTCAGGCGGTGACGAACGCGAAGAGCGGGCGGTCTGTTTCGTGGCCCACACCCGCGCCCGGGAGACCTTGATTCTCGCGGCGCGGGGCTGA
- a CDS encoding single-stranded DNA-binding protein, which yields MNTNHVSLIGALVRPPQLQVTATGTSVFECTLSGERQVTDEQGQLRMKPWYLRAFALGRLAEVLAKRRYQPGTALYAPGCLDYSSFDKAEDGSKGSTTRVKLDQLEPIQVPWEVEALENGFRLKGGVNEAELSGNLTRDAVRRDTANGLLVRATIGVTTPRIGRESRPGYFDLKGWRDAAAPLAGLGKGAGLIVRGAVVTEQYADSQEAGRSRTAVYLDVQRALLLAGR from the coding sequence ATGAACACCAACCACGTCTCCCTGATCGGCGCGCTGGTGCGCCCGCCGCAACTCCAGGTCACTGCGACCGGGACCAGCGTATTCGAATGCACCCTCAGTGGTGAGCGTCAGGTTACGGATGAGCAGGGCCAGCTGCGCATGAAGCCCTGGTACCTGCGGGCCTTTGCCCTTGGTCGCCTGGCAGAGGTGCTGGCCAAGCGCCGCTACCAGCCTGGAACCGCGCTGTACGCACCGGGGTGCCTGGATTACTCATCGTTCGACAAAGCCGAGGACGGGAGCAAAGGCAGCACCACCCGAGTCAAGCTGGACCAACTCGAACCCATTCAGGTGCCGTGGGAGGTTGAGGCGCTCGAGAACGGATTTCGGCTTAAGGGAGGGGTCAACGAAGCTGAGTTGAGCGGCAACCTGACCCGTGATGCGGTGCGCCGCGACACCGCCAACGGCCTTCTCGTCCGGGCCACTATCGGGGTCACCACCCCCCGTATAGGCCGGGAGAGCCGACCAGGCTACTTCGACCTCAAAGGTTGGCGGGACGCGGCGGCTCCACTTGCTGGTCTGGGTAAAGGTGCCGGCCTGATCGTCAGGGGCGCCGTGGTCACCGAACAGTATGCCGATTCACAGGAGGCCGGCCGGTCACGAACGGCGGTGTACCTGGATGTGCAGCGCGCGCTTCTTCTGGCAGGCCGCTAA
- a CDS encoding acyltransferase family protein, with protein MCALQVPFPTALRESGLDGARGVAALAVVLSHIAALTYVPWGPRAPTPAEFVLWHLGAPSVDLFFVFSGFVVAGSLLRRPQVGPYLWRRWIRLAPVAYVAVGLGLLARWAAEAAPPGFSLLVTDHLRQSMTAQDLWGAITLSVPALDANRLNPPLWTLVVEMQVALLMPLLTKAARWPWTLALVLLLAVSAALHGWTQALSIPLFMVGAILAHRAWRLPHWAALPALLLGLGVLLQRHVTGSDDPFVRYLTAPGAALIVLALTSGAAGRLLATPALQWLGRVSYSLYASHFPLLLTGAVLGGHLGLPPAYGAAFALPFCVLAAVLIHRYLEQPMVRRLSSPAPILTRQVA; from the coding sequence ATGTGCGCCCTGCAAGTACCGTTCCCCACTGCGCTGCGAGAATCTGGTCTGGACGGCGCCCGGGGTGTGGCCGCGCTGGCCGTGGTGCTCAGCCATATTGCGGCCCTCACCTATGTTCCCTGGGGGCCGCGGGCCCCGACACCCGCTGAATTTGTCCTCTGGCACCTGGGCGCGCCGAGCGTGGACTTGTTCTTCGTTTTCAGTGGCTTTGTGGTGGCTGGAAGCCTGTTGCGCCGCCCTCAAGTGGGTCCATACCTGTGGCGCCGCTGGATCCGGCTGGCCCCTGTGGCGTACGTGGCCGTGGGGCTGGGACTTCTCGCGCGGTGGGCCGCCGAAGCGGCGCCGCCCGGCTTCAGCCTGCTGGTGACCGACCATCTGCGTCAGTCAATGACCGCTCAGGACCTCTGGGGCGCCATAACACTCAGCGTGCCAGCCCTGGATGCCAATCGCCTGAATCCGCCGCTTTGGACTCTTGTGGTCGAGATGCAGGTGGCTCTTCTGATGCCGCTCCTGACCAAAGCTGCCCGGTGGCCCTGGACACTGGCCCTGGTTCTCCTCCTGGCGGTCTCCGCCGCGCTGCACGGCTGGACGCAGGCGCTGTCTATTCCGCTGTTCATGGTGGGCGCCATCCTGGCCCACCGCGCCTGGCGACTGCCGCACTGGGCGGCCCTGCCCGCCTTGCTGCTGGGGCTTGGGGTGCTGTTGCAGCGGCACGTGACGGGGAGTGACGACCCCTTTGTCCGCTACCTCACGGCCCCAGGGGCCGCACTAATCGTCCTGGCATTGACGAGCGGCGCCGCTGGGCGCCTGCTGGCCACGCCAGCCCTGCAGTGGCTGGGGCGCGTGAGTTACAGCCTGTACGCGAGCCACTTTCCGCTACTGCTCACGGGCGCGGTCCTGGGCGGCCACCTGGGTTTGCCGCCTGCCTACGGCGCCGCCTTTGCATTGCCGTTTTGTGTCCTTGCCGCCGTCCTGATTCACCGGTACCTTGAGCAGCCCATGGTGCGCCGCCTGTCCTCACCTGCTCCCATTCTGACCCGGCAGGTGGCCTGA
- a CDS encoding DUF2227 family putative metal-binding protein, which produces MPSGRIHTLINGAATAGAAAVAWLMGLPLTSPEALALISGAFCGTVLITPDLDMAHVRVDARRAWGPLGWVWWPLLSISKHRGVSHTWVRGPLIRLTYIVVVLGLMLLLVKALWEAAGWPWPPLRVPEDLRRPAVLAAAGFGYWAAQALHLAADRIPLTWRRL; this is translated from the coding sequence GTGCCTAGTGGGCGAATTCATACCCTGATCAATGGCGCGGCCACCGCTGGCGCCGCTGCAGTGGCCTGGCTGATGGGCCTGCCCCTGACCAGCCCAGAGGCACTGGCACTTATCTCTGGGGCTTTCTGTGGCACGGTTCTGATCACCCCAGACCTTGATATGGCCCATGTCCGCGTCGATGCACGTCGCGCCTGGGGCCCTCTTGGCTGGGTGTGGTGGCCTCTGCTGAGCATCAGCAAACACCGGGGGGTGAGCCACACCTGGGTGCGGGGCCCCCTGATTCGCCTGACGTACATCGTGGTTGTGCTGGGCCTGATGCTTCTGCTGGTCAAAGCGCTCTGGGAGGCCGCCGGTTGGCCTTGGCCCCCTCTGAGGGTGCCGGAAGACCTGCGCCGCCCAGCGGTGCTCGCGGCCGCCGGCTTCGGGTATTGGGCGGCGCAGGCCCTGCACCTGGCGGCAGACCGCATTCCACTCACCTGGAGACGCCTGTAG
- a CDS encoding DUF6283 family protein, whose translation MTSTSDHPAEGGVTNIRPAGPDHQVVEVHGQARHPHRPSPCRTCPWRVDATGEFPAEAFRHSAPTAYDMSDRVFACHVAGAARPRPCAGFLLRGADHNLAARLMHLRGDVGPLSDGAHDLHDSYRAMAVANGVDPDDPVLVLCRP comes from the coding sequence ATGACGTCCACCTCTGACCATCCCGCCGAGGGCGGCGTGACGAACATCCGGCCCGCCGGCCCGGACCACCAGGTGGTGGAAGTGCACGGCCAGGCCCGTCACCCACATCGGCCCTCTCCCTGCCGCACCTGCCCCTGGCGGGTGGACGCCACCGGCGAGTTTCCAGCTGAGGCCTTCCGTCACAGCGCCCCGACCGCTTACGACATGAGTGACCGCGTGTTCGCCTGCCACGTGGCCGGCGCGGCCCGGCCCCGGCCCTGCGCCGGTTTCCTGCTGCGCGGGGCTGACCACAACCTCGCCGCGCGCCTGATGCACCTCCGGGGCGATGTGGGGCCACTCAGCGACGGCGCCCACGACCTGCATGACTCCTACCGGGCCATGGCGGTGGCCAACGGTGTTGACCCGGACGACCCGGTTCTGGTGCTCTGCCGGCCCTGA
- a CDS encoding S8 family peptidase: protein MTTDALIPTRPTHIILFRQQVPENVRLLTEVLQAQPVPGPSVRSSRTVLSTASGVQAQVYRTLGVATARLDARQLNELQVLGDVLAIVPNQERRIPEGPELQATQVNAVPTEDTFSQIGLRSGDDVPTGRNVKVAVLDTGVDLSHPDLTVLPGNAVSFVPSEPTADDHHGHGTHCAGVVAGSATPAGGRRYGVAPDVTLLIAKVLDASGFGTDDQIIDAIDWAVDQGAEILSMSLGSVRVSGAPYNAPYELIAQRLLDQGVLMVAATGNDSSRPTWVAAVHDPAACPSVLGVAAVDHRDRVATFSCGNVDGIGTVDLAAPGVGILSAWPGGGVRRISGTSMATPHVAGVAALYAERDPSLSGRALWSVMRARARAVPGLAPADVGAGIVQAP, encoded by the coding sequence ATGACCACCGATGCCCTGATCCCCACGCGGCCCACCCACATCATTCTCTTTCGCCAGCAGGTGCCTGAAAACGTCCGGCTCCTGACCGAGGTGCTCCAGGCTCAGCCCGTGCCGGGCCCCAGTGTCCGCAGCAGCCGCACGGTGCTCAGCACCGCCAGTGGCGTGCAGGCGCAGGTGTACCGCACACTCGGCGTGGCGACAGCCCGCCTGGATGCCCGCCAACTGAATGAGCTTCAAGTTCTCGGTGACGTGCTGGCCATCGTTCCCAATCAGGAGCGCCGCATCCCTGAAGGGCCAGAACTCCAGGCCACCCAGGTGAACGCCGTGCCCACCGAGGATACCTTCTCGCAGATCGGGCTCCGTTCCGGGGACGACGTCCCCACCGGCCGGAACGTCAAAGTGGCGGTGCTGGACACGGGCGTTGACCTCTCTCATCCTGACCTGACCGTCCTACCAGGCAACGCCGTGAGCTTTGTTCCGAGTGAACCCACGGCAGACGATCACCATGGGCACGGCACCCACTGCGCGGGGGTTGTGGCGGGCAGTGCCACGCCCGCCGGTGGCCGGCGGTACGGTGTGGCCCCTGACGTCACGCTGCTGATCGCCAAGGTGCTGGACGCCTCTGGATTTGGCACCGATGACCAGATCATTGATGCCATTGACTGGGCCGTAGATCAGGGGGCCGAGATCCTGTCCATGAGCCTGGGTTCGGTCCGCGTGTCTGGTGCGCCCTACAACGCGCCATACGAACTGATCGCCCAGCGTCTGCTGGATCAGGGGGTTCTGATGGTGGCGGCCACTGGCAACGACAGCAGCCGGCCCACCTGGGTCGCGGCGGTTCATGACCCGGCCGCCTGTCCCTCCGTTCTGGGGGTGGCGGCCGTGGACCACCGTGACCGGGTGGCCACCTTTTCCTGCGGCAACGTCGACGGCATCGGCACGGTGGACCTGGCGGCGCCAGGGGTCGGCATTCTGAGTGCCTGGCCTGGAGGCGGCGTACGCCGGATCAGCGGGACCAGCATGGCCACACCGCACGTGGCGGGGGTCGCGGCCCTGTACGCTGAGCGGGACCCAAGCTTGAGCGGCCGGGCGCTCTGGTCGGTTATGAGGGCGCGTGCCCGCGCGGTGCCCGGTCTGGCCCCGGCGGACGTCGGGGCGGGGATCGTCCAGGCCCCTTGA
- a CDS encoding TRM11 family methyltransferase: MSILSFPERGEGGDARYRGNCSPKVYEWLLKQARPRRLLDPVMGSGTSLDVALRSGIQAAGADLSTSPYHQALKARLERAGAQVHLGVDATRADLAGLFGPADLVVAHPAYGTQLVYSDDPRDMSQLGDDEVFYEALQALLVNMREATSVGGHYALIIGDTRKQGRYHSYQAEAIARLPRRELQCVRIKEQHHVASGRRDYGKLRWGLTLHEYLLVWQRQGQLYALLRDVSRQDAARSANTWKTIVRRALATLGGRSDLETLYTEVSRGAPDRVQANPNFKAKVRQTLQLLPDCVAEARGVWALAA, translated from the coding sequence ATGAGCATTCTGTCTTTCCCAGAGCGTGGTGAGGGCGGCGACGCCCGCTACCGGGGCAACTGCAGCCCCAAAGTGTATGAGTGGCTCCTGAAGCAGGCCCGGCCCCGCCGCCTTCTCGACCCGGTCATGGGCAGCGGCACCAGTCTGGACGTGGCACTCAGGTCGGGCATCCAGGCCGCTGGGGCCGACCTGAGCACCTCGCCTTACCATCAGGCCCTCAAAGCCCGTCTGGAGCGGGCCGGAGCGCAGGTCCACCTGGGGGTGGACGCGACCCGCGCCGACCTGGCCGGGCTGTTCGGGCCTGCTGACCTGGTCGTGGCGCACCCGGCCTACGGCACCCAGCTGGTCTATTCCGACGACCCACGCGATATGAGTCAGCTCGGCGACGACGAGGTGTTTTACGAGGCCCTGCAGGCCCTGCTCGTGAACATGCGGGAGGCCACGTCTGTGGGGGGGCATTACGCGCTCATCATCGGCGACACCCGCAAGCAGGGGCGCTACCACTCGTATCAGGCGGAAGCCATCGCCCGGCTGCCGCGGCGCGAACTGCAGTGCGTGCGCATCAAGGAACAGCACCACGTGGCCAGTGGCAGACGCGACTACGGCAAGCTGCGCTGGGGGCTGACCCTCCACGAGTACCTGCTGGTGTGGCAGCGTCAAGGGCAGCTCTACGCCCTGCTGCGTGATGTGTCCCGGCAGGACGCGGCCCGCTCAGCGAACACCTGGAAGACCATCGTGCGGCGGGCCCTGGCGACGCTGGGGGGCCGAAGTGACCTGGAGACGTTGTACACCGAAGTCAGCCGTGGGGCCCCGGACCGCGTACAGGCCAATCCAAACTTCAAAGCCAAAGTACGCCAGACCCTGCAGCTGTTGCCGGACTGCGTGGCCGAGGCGCGGGGCGTCTGGGCGCTGGCGGCCTGA
- a CDS encoding DUF4326 domain-containing protein, protein MTDRQMAMAARILLHNVKQGPAPAADHVEYCGRGRSSVLGNPFTNQAHTRVLGAQVVGSREEAIAHHREWLREELRAKTKVYGRIQVLARQVAQGQTICLTCFCLPQRCHTETLREAVAWYAARDGMATADGRSVQSPSKP, encoded by the coding sequence ATGACAGACCGGCAAATGGCGATGGCCGCGCGCATCCTGCTGCACAACGTGAAACAGGGCCCTGCACCAGCGGCCGACCATGTGGAGTACTGCGGCCGGGGCCGCAGCAGTGTGCTGGGCAATCCCTTTACGAACCAGGCCCACACCCGTGTGCTGGGGGCCCAAGTGGTGGGCAGCCGCGAGGAGGCCATTGCTCACCACCGCGAGTGGCTGCGAGAAGAACTCCGGGCGAAGACCAAGGTGTATGGCCGGATTCAGGTCCTGGCCCGCCAGGTGGCGCAGGGGCAAACGATCTGCCTGACTTGCTTTTGCCTACCCCAGCGCTGCCACACCGAGACGCTGCGCGAGGCGGTGGCCTGGTACGCGGCGCGGGACGGGATGGCCACTGCGGACGGCAGGAGTGTTCAGTCACCCTCAAAGCCGTGA
- a CDS encoding NADAR family protein, translating into MWSIPFRGEAFFLSNCFPSPVQLGGVMYRMAEAVFQAAKTTERAQIQACLSPAAARVLGRRVTLRPGWDELRLGVMRAIVAQKFRLSPVADRLLATGDTWLEEGTTQGDRFWGMANGCGENQLGRPVENPWWRFRERYERRKDVTRGEDRSPGAGRA; encoded by the coding sequence ATGTGGAGTATTCCGTTTCGCGGTGAGGCTTTTTTCCTGAGCAACTGTTTCCCCAGTCCTGTGCAACTGGGCGGTGTGATGTATCGCATGGCTGAAGCAGTTTTCCAGGCGGCCAAAACCACGGAGCGGGCACAGATTCAGGCCTGCCTCTCTCCAGCGGCCGCCCGGGTGCTGGGCCGCCGCGTGACCCTGCGGCCCGGGTGGGATGAACTGCGCTTGGGCGTGATGCGGGCCATTGTGGCTCAGAAGTTCCGGCTGTCGCCTGTGGCCGACCGACTGCTGGCAACTGGCGACACCTGGCTGGAAGAAGGGACCACCCAAGGTGACCGGTTTTGGGGCATGGCGAATGGCTGCGGGGAAAACCAGCTGGGCCGGCCTGTAGAAAACCCCTGGTGGCGTTTTCGCGAACGGTATGAGCGGCGTAAAGACGTCACCAGGGGAGAAGACCGCTCCCCTGGTGCGGGACGGGCATGA
- a CDS encoding ParB/RepB/Spo0J family partition protein — translation MSKRPNMKSVLPSVAVMQQTNAGLEARMVRLDTIHIIPRHNPRYSRRDTAPELQAADLEDILPSIQRQGVLTPLLVRPDPHREPGHFQLVAGYRRFCAAKLAQLEEVPVFVKELSDRQLLEAALAENNARQDPDQYHNDMAVLEQISLITGVALLDLPSYLNRLRNGTEEDTHGVSDTLAGLGLGKLETWARKRARILFLKPSEVKAVEQGQLSLKAALELPYLKTHPAREQLLEDGIEQQWSAEQMRAAVQALLKPDRPAAVSTLEALRPHLSEEAWAKLSPKKRQVAEQHLTKLLRLLQG, via the coding sequence ATGAGCAAGCGACCCAACATGAAGAGTGTTCTCCCCAGCGTCGCTGTGATGCAGCAGACCAACGCGGGTCTGGAAGCCAGGATGGTTCGTCTGGATACCATCCACATCATTCCACGGCACAACCCCCGTTACAGCCGCCGGGATACCGCGCCAGAGCTTCAGGCGGCAGATCTGGAAGACATTCTTCCCAGTATTCAGCGGCAGGGCGTCTTGACTCCCCTGTTGGTGCGCCCTGATCCCCACCGTGAGCCCGGGCATTTTCAGCTGGTGGCTGGTTACCGGCGCTTCTGCGCTGCCAAACTGGCCCAGCTGGAAGAGGTGCCTGTGTTCGTCAAAGAGCTGTCAGACCGGCAGTTGCTGGAAGCGGCCCTGGCCGAGAACAATGCCCGTCAGGATCCTGACCAGTACCACAACGACATGGCTGTCTTAGAGCAAATCAGTCTGATCACCGGCGTCGCGCTTCTAGACCTGCCGAGCTATCTGAACCGCCTGCGCAACGGCACCGAGGAGGACACCCACGGCGTCAGTGACACGCTGGCTGGTCTAGGGCTGGGAAAACTAGAAACCTGGGCGCGCAAACGGGCCCGAATTCTCTTTCTGAAACCTAGCGAGGTAAAAGCTGTGGAGCAGGGACAGCTCTCTCTCAAGGCGGCGCTGGAGTTGCCATATCTCAAAACCCACCCCGCTCGGGAGCAGCTGCTGGAAGACGGGATTGAGCAGCAGTGGAGTGCCGAGCAGATGCGGGCAGCAGTGCAGGCCTTGCTCAAGCCAGACCGGCCAGCAGCAGTGAGCACACTCGAAGCCTTGCGACCGCACCTCTCAGAAGAGGCGTGGGCCAAGCTTAGTCCCAAAAAGCGGCAGGTGGCCGAGCAACACCTGACCAAATTGCTGCGGCTCCTCCAGGGGTAA
- a CDS encoding ParA family protein produces MRNPRRDPSSDSSEPVQLTDARASLAALLEQVTSHQRDITISHYRTPIAKLIPISHLASDLPVLRIMPVRRLRDAFKAAIWDVNTQRQAIKITQYSTPVAALIPLSLEPTSKEPPMLRIATWNESGGSGKTTIAVEAAFLLSQRMNPATGQPYRVLLVDTDPQASLSRRLGLSDDPSSPAHRLSSTVGSFLNDPAEDPPVPLTPAQFPGLHVIPANSKLSKVDATILMNDEDIGNLRLLLDHFEGRYDIVVIDTPPSRGGLARAALSAADHVLIPVNSSMKAIENFNQVLEVVQQCRRFSPNLKVSAFVVTSFSKNLNHDRDVLEILTTHYNAIAPSTTPITYRKSVFNDAMIGRTVVPLWKPKDPAVRELNLMVDEVLSFVGVRP; encoded by the coding sequence ATGCGGAATCCTCGTCGGGACCCCAGTTCAGATTCATCTGAGCCTGTTCAGCTTACCGATGCCCGCGCCTCTCTGGCCGCCTTGCTCGAGCAGGTCACCAGTCATCAACGCGACATCACCATCAGTCACTACCGCACCCCTATCGCCAAGCTCATCCCCATCAGCCATCTCGCCTCCGACCTCCCCGTGTTGCGGATCATGCCTGTTCGCCGCCTGCGCGACGCTTTTAAAGCGGCCATTTGGGACGTGAACACACAGCGGCAAGCGATCAAGATCACGCAGTACAGCACCCCGGTTGCGGCCCTCATCCCCCTCTCTCTAGAACCGACCTCCAAGGAGCCCCCTATGTTACGAATCGCCACATGGAACGAATCGGGTGGAAGCGGTAAGACGACCATCGCGGTGGAAGCGGCTTTTCTGCTGAGCCAGCGCATGAATCCAGCAACCGGGCAACCTTACCGGGTGCTGCTCGTTGACACGGACCCGCAGGCCAGTCTGTCGCGTCGTTTGGGATTGAGTGACGATCCCAGTAGCCCGGCGCACCGGCTGAGCTCGACGGTGGGCAGCTTCCTCAATGATCCGGCAGAAGATCCCCCTGTACCGCTGACGCCAGCCCAATTTCCCGGTCTTCACGTGATTCCTGCGAACAGCAAACTGAGCAAGGTGGACGCTACCATCTTGATGAACGACGAGGACATCGGCAATCTGAGGCTACTGCTGGACCATTTCGAAGGTCGGTACGACATCGTTGTGATCGATACTCCTCCTTCCCGAGGTGGGCTGGCCCGCGCCGCCCTCAGTGCGGCAGACCATGTCTTGATTCCCGTCAACAGCAGCATGAAGGCCATCGAAAATTTCAATCAGGTGCTGGAAGTGGTTCAGCAATGCCGCCGCTTCAGCCCCAACCTCAAAGTCAGTGCCTTCGTGGTGACCTCTTTCAGCAAGAATTTGAACCATGACCGGGATGTCCTTGAGATCCTGACCACCCATTACAACGCCATCGCACCCAGCACCACCCCCATCACCTACCGGAAATCCGTGTTTAACGACGCGATGATCGGCCGTACAGTGGTGCCGCTTTGGAAGCCGAAAGATCCCGCTGTCCGTGAACTTAATCTCATGGTGGACGAGGTGCTGAGCTTCGTCGGAGTCCGTCCATGA
- a CDS encoding DUF7007 domain-containing protein, translated as MPQFRLLHASDPLALVFPSTQGPFQDIAVVTAPSLEAAFALTQHSEVAAEWWTQAGVRRTTHLDARSTSVGDLLVDEAGQVHLVEPLGFRRVGIITPWDSGDVLFDAGEKKALIAAMPSAANPRAGTLSAVTAAHRRAVRQTITILKHGRPLLYACLFQRGEILTVQAAHATGPVTPEDVAQFKTALGQLLPGSVLESVLTRLSTAPGVGAPTPWGPAETSEMVEPGIYRVTAQNHGGYWIDAEVRAVLPSPAQLDDLWYEEDIQAAILAACLGWAEDQPEAAAGVDAIVRQHFPALANYLGGTG; from the coding sequence ATGCCCCAGTTCCGATTGCTTCATGCCTCAGATCCGCTGGCCCTGGTCTTTCCTTCCACCCAAGGTCCCTTTCAGGACATCGCGGTGGTCACCGCACCATCACTGGAAGCGGCATTCGCACTGACACAGCATTCGGAAGTTGCCGCGGAATGGTGGACTCAGGCAGGAGTGCGCCGTACGACGCATCTTGATGCCCGCAGCACCAGTGTGGGTGACCTTCTGGTCGACGAGGCCGGGCAAGTCCACTTGGTTGAACCTCTGGGCTTCCGCCGGGTTGGAATTATCACGCCCTGGGACAGCGGCGACGTTCTATTCGACGCTGGCGAGAAAAAGGCCCTGATCGCCGCCATGCCCAGCGCTGCCAACCCTCGCGCGGGCACGCTGAGCGCCGTGACTGCTGCCCACCGCCGCGCCGTGCGCCAGACCATCACCATTCTCAAACACGGGCGTCCTCTGCTCTACGCCTGCCTGTTTCAACGAGGGGAGATCCTGACTGTGCAGGCCGCGCACGCCACCGGCCCCGTGACCCCCGAGGACGTCGCACAATTCAAGACAGCGCTGGGACAGTTATTGCCAGGCTCTGTGCTTGAGTCTGTGCTGACGCGCCTGAGCACGGCGCCGGGTGTAGGGGCGCCGACCCCCTGGGGGCCAGCCGAGACGAGTGAGATGGTCGAGCCTGGGATTTACCGCGTGACCGCCCAGAATCACGGAGGGTACTGGATTGATGCCGAGGTGCGCGCAGTGTTGCCTTCGCCAGCGCAGCTGGATGACCTCTGGTATGAGGAGGATATCCAGGCCGCAATCCTGGCTGCCTGCCTGGGGTGGGCCGAAGATCAGCCGGAAGCTGCGGCGGGCGTGGATGCCATTGTGCGCCAGCATTTCCCGGCGCTTGCCAACTATCTGGGCGGCACCGGGTGA